The window CGATGTTGCGCATCTCCGCCGCCGGACGAGAAACCTCCGCCAGGCGGATCTCCAAGGCCACCACCTGCTCGGCGGCGGCCAGGGCCTCGGCGCTGGGCTCGATCTCGTCGTCCGCCTCGGATTCTCCTTCGGCGGGGGTCTGGCCTTCCCGCCCCGCGAGCAGGTCGAGCATCCGGGCCACGTGCTGGCGGTATTGATCCAGCAGCGTGCGGCTGGCCTCATCCTCGCGCAGGTAATAGCCGCGCTCCGGCAACCCCAGGCCGCCCTGGGAGTAGTACAGGGCATTGACCGTCGGGTCCTCGAAATCCGGGATCACGCCGGCCTCGAAGAGCACGGGAACCTGCAGACGGTGGAGCTCACCGGTGAGCTCGAGCAACTGCTGGGGATTCTGCACCTGATCGAAGCGCTCCAGCCAAGGCTGTAGCGGCGCCAGGCCGGCGGTCTCCACCGCCTCTTCGTCCATGCAGGCGCCGTAGAAGCGCCGGGCTTTGGTCCCGGGCCCCGCCGCATCGCCCTCGGCCTCCAGCAGCTCCTTGAGCAGCTCCTTGTTGCGCTCCTGGAGCACCGAGCCCAGCCGTGACCAGCGAGCCTGATCCGCCGGCAGCTCGGTGTTGTCGACCCAGCTGCCGCAGGCGTAGCGGTAAAAGTCCTGGCAGGGATCCGCCTCCCGATCCATGGCATCGGCCACCCGGGAGGCGATCTCCGCGCGGTCCAGGGAGGTTCCCGACGCCTCGTCGGCGGAGCCTTCCTCCGGCGACGACGGCGGCGAGCAAGCGACCAGCAGGCCCACCAAGAGCAGCGCAGCCAGCGAGACCCAAGAGAAAGACACCGAGGGATTGAAACACGGCAGCGAGGATGGGCGTTGTGTTGAATTCATGAAGGGGTCTCCACAGGTTCTGGACGGGTTGATCTCGGATGGAAGTCGTTAGGGGCCTGTCTTGAGCTGAGCCGGTCTCGAGCTGAGCTGGTCTCGAAGCCCGGCTGGGCTTTCCGGCCGAATCGAGCGCCGGATCCGGGGTTCCTTGGCGACGCTTGGGCACCTCCGGAGCAGTCCTCGAGGTGCCCGCTGCCGGGGGGCTCCGGGCGTCGGGACTGAGGCAATGCAAAGATTCCCGGAAGGAAATTTCAAAAAAAATTGAAAGTTCAGAACTCGTCGTGTATAGTCCGCGGTCGTGAGCACGGTGACCCAGGTCCGCGAGGCCTTCGTTCAGCTCTGGGGAGCACTCGGTCCGTTTTGGGGCGTCTCCCCCACTACCGCCCGAGTTTTCGGCTGGCTGTTGTCCCAGCCGGAGGGCGGCGATGCGGAACAGATCATGAAAGCTCTGGACCTGAGCCGCGGAGCGGTGAGCATGGCCTGCCGTGATTTGCGCAACTGGGGATTGATCTTTCCGGAGAAGACTCCCGGGTCGCGACGGGTATTCTACCGTCCCGAGACGGATCTGGAAAAGGTCACTCGCAACGTGGTGCAAATCCGCAAGCAGCGGGAGTGGGATCCCATCCGCGAGCACCTGTCGGATTGGATCCCCGAGCTCAAGGCCGACTCGTCACCGGAAGCGGAGGTCTTCCTCGAACGGCTGAAGGCCATCGAGGCTCTGGTCACCATGGCCGACACCATGGCCGAGGCCTTTCTCAAGGGCGGCAGCGTCGGCAGCTTTGGTTTCAAAGTCCTGGCCGGCGCCGGCCGCGCCGCCACCACCGCCCGTTCTGCAGCATCAGGGGCTGCCGCTTCCGGGGCCGCGGGCTCGGGGCCTGCTCCCGCACCGCGGGCCGTGCCCGACGATGCCTCCGCCTCTCGTTCCAACTCTTCCACCGCCACCGGCGGCCGCGCCGCCACCGGACCCGAAGGATGACCGCCATGCGATCCGGTGCTCTCCGACCTGCAGGCTCTCCGGAGCTCATGACCCGCCTGGGTGAAGTTTCCAGCCGTCACGGCCAGGACGCCCTGGCGGACCAGCTGCTGAGCCTCGCCGCCTTTGTTCACACCGATCTGGAGACCGTCGAGCAAAGCCTGGCTCAGATCGAACGTCCCGCCACCCTGGTGGGCGACAGCGGCCGGCACCTGCTGGGCCTCGCCGGCAAGCGCCTGCGGCCCCTGTGCGTCGCCCTCGCTGCGCGCATCGGCAACGGCTTCACCCCCCAGGCTCTGGATCTGGCGGTGGCGGTGGAGCTGGTGCACAACGCCACCCTCCTCCACGACGACGTGGTGGACCTGGCCATGAGCCGCCGCGGCTCCGTCACCGCTCGGGCCGAATACGGCAACGCCGCCTCCATCTTCGCCGGCGACTGGCTGCTGGTGGAGGCCCTGCGGCGAGTGCACCGCACCGGCATCCCGGGACGCCTGGAAAGCCTGCTGGCGACCATCGAAGAGATGATCTTCGCCGAATCCCTGCAGCTGGAAAACCGCGGCCGCTTCGACAGCGGGCGCCAAGTCTACTTCCGGGTCGCCGAGGGCAAGACCGCCGCCCTCTTCCGCTGGGCCATGTACAGCGGCGGCCTGGCCGGCGAGCTGGAAGAGAAGCAATGCCTGGCGCTGGACACTTTCGGCCGGCACCTGGGCATTGCCTTCCAGATCACCGACGACCTCCTGGACCTCACCGGCGACGAGACCGAGACCGGTAAATCCCTCTTCACCGACCTGCAGGAGGGCAAGATGACCTATCCCCTGATCCTGGCGGTGGAGCGGGATCCGGAGCTGCGGCCCCTCCTCGAGAACATCGCCGGGCGGTCACCGGAGGACGAGCCGGACCTCGAGCTCTGCCGGCAGGTGCTCACCGCCCTGCGCGAGACCGGCGCCTCCGAGAGCTGCCGCGAGCTCGCCTCCCGGCGCGCCGCCGAAGCCGCCGATTGCCTGCAGGTGCTGCCGGAAGGCCGTGCCACCCGTGCCCTGAGCGTGGTCGCCGAAGCTACCGTCAACCGAACCTACTGATCACCCAACCAACTGACCAAGGCAAGATCGTGATTGCCCACTCATTGGCGTACCTACATCCGGCGTCCGTATACCGACGGCGCCCATCCCATGCCGGCGGCCGTCGCCGGAATTCCAGAGGTCTACCCCCGGCGCCCGCTCTGCGCAGCGCCCCGAGGATGTCCCATGGCTGAACAGAAGAGCGTCACCAGCCGAATCTCCGGCTTTTACAAGCACCCGGTCAACCGCCGGCTGCAAATGATCTCCGAAACCGGGCTGCTGTCGGAGACCTCCCAGCAATACCTGGATACCGGCGGCCGGCTGGATCTGGAGGTGGCGGACCGCATGAGCGAGAACGTCATCGCCACCCACGGCTTGCCCCTGGCGCTGGCGCTGAACTTCCGCATCAACGGCCGGGACGTCCTGGTGCCCATGTCGGTGGAAGAGCCCTCCATCGTCGCCGCGGCCTCCAACGCCGCCCGGCTGGTGCGCCTCTCCGGCGGCTTCTTCGCCGAGGCGAGCCCGTCGGTGATGACCACCCAGATCCAGCTCGACGAGGTGCCCGAAGCGGAGCACGCCGTGCAGCGGGTGATGGCGGCTCGGGACGATCTTCTGGCCGCCGGCAACCAGGCCATTCCCAACATGGTGCGCCGGGGCGGCGGTTGCCGCGACCTCGACGTGCGGGTGTTGGACGCCGAGGAGGGCATCGTGGTGGTGCACCTCTATGTCGAGGTCGGCAACGCCATGGGCGCCAATCTGGTGGACACCGTCGCCGAGGCGGTGGCACCCCGAGTACAAAAGCTCATCGGCGGCCGCATCGGCCTGCGCATCCTCTCCAACCTGCCCCTGCGGCGTACCGTCAAGGTCACCGCCCGGGTCAGCGGCCAGGCGGTGGGCGGCGAAGAGCTGGCCGCCGGCATCGCCCGCGCCAGCCGCTTCGCCGAGCTCGACCCCTTCCGCGCCGTCACCCACAACAAAGGCATCATGAACGGCATCGACGCCGTCGCCCTGGCCACCGGCCAGGATTGGCGCTCCATCGAGGCCGGCGCCCACGCCTTCGCCGCCCTCGGCGGCAGCTACAAGCCGCTGGCGGTGTGGCGCGCCACCGAGGACGGCCTGGAGGGCACCCTGGAGGTGCCCATGGCGGTGGGCACCGTCGGCGGCTCCACCCAGGTGCATCCCGGCGTCCGCACGGTCTTCGAGCTGATGCAGATCACCGACGCCGGTGAGCTGGCGGAGGTCATCGCCACCGCCGGTCTGGCTTCCAACCTGGCGGCCCTCAAGGCCCTCGCCGGCGAGGGCATCCAGCGCGGTCATATGCGCCTGCACCACCGCAAGGCGGCCCTCATGGCCGAGACCGAAGCGGCCCGCAGCGGCCAGGCCGAGGGCGAGCGCCGATGATGGAATGCACCGCCCCCGAAACGGGCGGTCGCCGCGGTGGATCGAGCTCCGGGCCTTCCCCTTCCGCCGGCAACGGCTCCTCCGGGGGTTCCCCCTCGGGCGCCCGAGGACCGGTGGACGGTTCCGGCGCCATGTTCGACGCCATCGCCGAGCGCTACGACCGGCTCAACCGAGTCCTCTCCCTGGGAGTGGACCGGCGCTGGCGCAAGCGCACCGTGGGAGCCCTGGAGCTCCCCGCCGACGCCCGGGTCCTGGACCTGGCCACCGGCACCGCAGATCTGGCATTGCTCATCGCCCGCAGCCATCCCGAC is drawn from Acidobacteriota bacterium and contains these coding sequences:
- a CDS encoding polyprenyl synthetase family protein codes for the protein MTRLGEVSSRHGQDALADQLLSLAAFVHTDLETVEQSLAQIERPATLVGDSGRHLLGLAGKRLRPLCVALAARIGNGFTPQALDLAVAVELVHNATLLHDDVVDLAMSRRGSVTARAEYGNAASIFAGDWLLVEALRRVHRTGIPGRLESLLATIEEMIFAESLQLENRGRFDSGRQVYFRVAEGKTAALFRWAMYSGGLAGELEEKQCLALDTFGRHLGIAFQITDDLLDLTGDETETGKSLFTDLQEGKMTYPLILAVERDPELRPLLENIAGRSPEDEPDLELCRQVLTALRETGASESCRELASRRAAEAADCLQVLPEGRATRALSVVAEATVNRTY
- a CDS encoding hydroxymethylglutaryl-CoA reductase, degradative, translating into MAEQKSVTSRISGFYKHPVNRRLQMISETGLLSETSQQYLDTGGRLDLEVADRMSENVIATHGLPLALALNFRINGRDVLVPMSVEEPSIVAAASNAARLVRLSGGFFAEASPSVMTTQIQLDEVPEAEHAVQRVMAARDDLLAAGNQAIPNMVRRGGGCRDLDVRVLDAEEGIVVVHLYVEVGNAMGANLVDTVAEAVAPRVQKLIGGRIGLRILSNLPLRRTVKVTARVSGQAVGGEELAAGIARASRFAELDPFRAVTHNKGIMNGIDAVALATGQDWRSIEAGAHAFAALGGSYKPLAVWRATEDGLEGTLEVPMAVGTVGGSTQVHPGVRTVFELMQITDAGELAEVIATAGLASNLAALKALAGEGIQRGHMRLHHRKAALMAETEAARSGQAEGERR